One Thalassoglobus sp. JC818 genomic region harbors:
- a CDS encoding lysophospholipase — MSLNRTVETELTTEDGHALHVVDHQVPYGQGTVLLVHGLGEHSGCYGHIVDLLNSVGLSVVRFDQRGHGVSTGTRGHISTYNDYLNDVSLVVDHLLHEDPYRLITLFGHSMGGGVVANWCLRRMPDQLEDQITGAILSAPWFRLATPPSALKTNLIHGVSLVWPEFSVPTSIRSQELTRSEEILEKLRNDELRHNRITMKTAIECHQAGEWALQNAAQFPVPVLAFHGTSDVITSCEATYEFCQAAPAARFVPLDEFIHEPHNDPRWREIFNHVIDWTLKRFPRSLAA, encoded by the coding sequence ATGTCTCTGAACCGAACCGTTGAAACCGAATTGACGACCGAAGACGGCCACGCTTTGCATGTCGTCGACCATCAGGTTCCTTACGGTCAGGGAACCGTTCTTCTCGTCCACGGCCTCGGAGAACACAGCGGCTGCTACGGGCACATTGTCGATTTGCTGAACTCCGTCGGGCTCAGCGTCGTCCGCTTTGACCAGCGCGGCCACGGAGTTTCAACCGGAACACGCGGCCACATATCGACTTACAACGACTACCTGAACGATGTCTCTCTCGTTGTTGACCACCTTCTACACGAAGACCCGTACCGGCTAATCACACTTTTCGGTCACAGCATGGGGGGCGGAGTTGTCGCGAATTGGTGTCTCCGCAGGATGCCGGACCAACTCGAAGATCAGATCACCGGAGCGATTTTGTCGGCACCATGGTTCCGCCTGGCGACTCCACCATCAGCTTTGAAAACGAATCTGATTCACGGTGTTTCACTCGTCTGGCCAGAATTCAGCGTCCCAACCAGCATTCGAAGTCAGGAGCTCACGCGGTCCGAAGAGATTCTGGAGAAACTCAGAAACGACGAATTGAGGCACAATCGGATCACAATGAAGACCGCCATCGAGTGCCATCAGGCAGGGGAGTGGGCTCTGCAAAACGCTGCACAATTCCCGGTTCCCGTCCTCGCTTTCCACGGTACGTCAGACGTAATCACCTCGTGCGAAGCAACTTACGAGTTCTGCCAAGCAGCTCCAGCCGCGAGATTTGTCCCGCTCGATGAATTCATCCACGAGCCACACAACGACCCCCGCTGGCGAGAGATCTTCAATCACGTCATCGACTGGACCCTCAAGCGCTTCCCCCGCTCACTCGCTGCCTGA
- a CDS encoding penicillin-binding protein activator LpoB: MDRRQFFLFTAGSFSIWTYGCRGSQKATVLTDFDADAVGSHEAGAETWKPLIDEAVGRLMGRQVQEIQQASMNGMPTGKKRICFVGVENRSSEEIGDFKEQIFEHIDTMLSQSELYGSISRRYVEAGLRETRLRPDDLFLPDNQQLYLSVMQKLNQPFDYLLFAKLTSGTTRDNKKYQRDYLLTLEMVDINTGEFTKESANLRKLYSKSHF; this comes from the coding sequence ATGGATCGGCGACAATTCTTTCTTTTCACAGCTGGCAGCTTCTCCATCTGGACATATGGCTGTCGCGGATCGCAAAAGGCAACCGTCCTGACAGATTTCGACGCCGATGCTGTCGGTTCGCACGAAGCTGGTGCGGAAACTTGGAAGCCACTCATCGACGAAGCTGTCGGTCGGTTGATGGGTCGCCAGGTGCAAGAAATCCAACAGGCCTCTATGAACGGGATGCCTACTGGCAAGAAACGCATCTGCTTTGTCGGAGTTGAGAACCGCAGCTCCGAGGAGATCGGTGACTTCAAAGAGCAGATCTTCGAACACATCGACACAATGTTGTCGCAGTCGGAATTGTACGGATCGATCAGCAGACGATACGTCGAGGCAGGGCTTCGAGAAACACGACTTCGCCCCGACGATCTCTTCCTTCCTGACAATCAACAGCTGTACTTGAGTGTCATGCAGAAACTCAATCAGCCGTTCGATTACCTGCTCTTCGCAAAACTGACATCCGGAACGACACGCGACAACAAGAAGTACCAGCGGGATTACCTCCTCACGCTGGAGATGGTCGACATCAATACCGGAGAGTTCACCAAAGAATCCGCAAACCTCCGAAAGCTCTACTCAAAGAGTCACTTCTAG
- a CDS encoding transcriptional regulator, whose protein sequence is MSRDQTDHEFLSVLQRQSPATIQSLCDSIGITATAVRQKLMRFQAAGLVDRKLSRQERGRPSYTYHLTAAGLKELGDDHAEIAAILWKQIMVISDENVRKSVLNGVKESLVERFGACRDGSSLASRLQLLTSQLAEQGFELEYASNSDTDGLPILREYNCPYHELAAEDPSICDLEQSVFSELLGVPVELSSCRLDGHRCCEFQVGE, encoded by the coding sequence ATGTCGCGTGACCAGACAGATCATGAATTCTTAAGCGTGCTGCAGAGACAATCTCCTGCCACGATTCAGAGTTTGTGTGATTCGATAGGGATCACAGCCACAGCGGTTCGTCAGAAGCTGATGAGGTTTCAGGCAGCTGGTTTGGTCGATCGAAAACTGTCGCGGCAGGAGCGAGGTCGGCCCAGCTATACGTATCATCTTACTGCGGCAGGACTTAAGGAACTGGGAGACGATCACGCGGAGATCGCAGCCATTCTCTGGAAGCAGATTATGGTGATTTCGGACGAGAATGTCCGGAAGAGTGTTCTGAATGGTGTGAAAGAATCGTTGGTTGAGCGGTTTGGAGCTTGTCGCGATGGAAGCAGTTTAGCGAGCAGGTTACAGCTTCTCACGAGCCAACTGGCTGAACAGGGATTCGAACTTGAATACGCCAGCAATAGCGACACAGACGGCCTCCCCATCCTGAGGGAGTATAACTGTCCGTATCATGAACTGGCTGCAGAAGATCCGTCGATTTGCGATCTCGAACAATCAGTCTTTTCAGAGCTGTTGGGTGTGCCAGTCGAGTTGTCGTCCTGTCGGTTGGACGGCCATCGATGTTGTGAATTCCAAGTCGGAGAGTAA
- the bcp gene encoding thioredoxin-dependent thiol peroxidase, which yields MPLPQVGKKAPAFTLPAIPSGKVRLSQFRGDKNVVLYFYPRDNTPGCTQEACDFRDQIGRVEDSETVVLGISGDSIASHEKFAAKFELPFQLLADEDHAIAEKYGVWVEKKNYGKTYFGIQRATFLIDKQGTLVEVWPKVKVKGHVDEVIEKLNELRG from the coding sequence ATGCCGCTTCCACAGGTTGGTAAGAAAGCTCCCGCGTTTACGCTTCCGGCGATCCCTTCAGGCAAGGTGCGTCTCAGCCAGTTTCGCGGAGACAAGAACGTCGTTCTCTATTTCTATCCTCGTGACAATACACCCGGCTGCACACAGGAAGCTTGCGACTTTCGTGATCAGATTGGGCGTGTTGAAGACAGTGAGACAGTCGTGCTTGGGATTAGCGGAGACAGTATCGCCTCTCATGAGAAGTTTGCCGCGAAGTTCGAATTGCCCTTTCAGCTACTCGCGGACGAAGATCATGCAATTGCCGAAAAGTACGGCGTCTGGGTCGAGAAGAAGAATTACGGCAAGACCTACTTTGGGATTCAGCGCGCAACGTTCCTGATTGACAAACAGGGAACCCTCGTCGAAGTCTGGCCGAAGGTGAAAGTCAAAGGCCACGTCGACGAAGTGATTGAGAAGTTGAACGAGCTGCGTGGTTGA
- the leuS gene encoding leucine--tRNA ligase codes for MSRYEPRHIESKWQTYWDEHETFVTSNEPKEASQGKMYVLDMFPYPSGSGLHVGHPEGYTATDIVCRFNRMQGKHVLHPMGWDAFGLPAEQHAINTGTHPRVTTYENIDNFRRQLKMLGFSYDWSREISTTDEDYYRWTQWIFLQLYDTWYDPEISWTDQNGTNRIGRGRPISELPIPEEVSKQDKQTIRDYQDQHRLAYQSNAPVNWCPALGTVLANEEVTAEGLSERGGHPVERRALRQWMLRITAYAERLINDLEDLDWSESIKILQRNWIGKSVGAEVDFFVELPSNSEATTSTTFEEWKSARKSSGLPQTPEGNVLRVYTTRPDTLFGATYMVIAPEHPLVDKIVTDEKRSEVEEYRRRSALKSDLDRTDLAKEKTGVFTGAYAINPVNGEKTPIWIADYVLISYGTGAIMAVPAHDERDLEFAQTFDLPVIEVVDSGSDDVENIGFTGQGTAINSGEYNGTPTQEFKEKITQDLQAAGLGKQATNYRLRDWLFSRQRYWGEPFPIWHELDAEGNPTGNIRTVEESELPVTLPDMDDFKPKGTPDPPLSWAPEEWLYSVAEDGTRLKRETNSMPQWAGSCWYYLRFADNKNNSNFIDPELEKYWLPVDLYIGGAEHAVLHLLYSRFWHKVLFDRGHVSSVEPFQKLVNQGMILGENNEKMSKSKGNVINPDDVVREYGADSLRLYEMFMGPLEQVKPWSMKGVEGVYRFLGRVWRLVTDEHSEEVKLSPAVQDVAMNEEQERVLHKTIKGVTEDIEKLSFNTAISKMMEFTNFYTGQDVRPKEAIQSLVLLLAPFAPHISEELWQLLGHSDSLTYAPWPSFDESKIAEAEIEIPVQVNGKVKAKIRIPAEADQAVMQKSAETNELVQKQLEGKQIVKVICVPKRMVNFVVKG; via the coding sequence ATGTCTCGCTACGAACCTCGGCACATTGAATCCAAATGGCAAACCTACTGGGACGAGCACGAAACGTTCGTGACCTCAAATGAACCGAAAGAAGCCAGTCAGGGGAAAATGTATGTGCTCGACATGTTCCCTTATCCATCCGGATCAGGCCTGCACGTCGGTCACCCGGAAGGTTACACCGCCACAGATATCGTCTGCCGCTTCAATCGCATGCAAGGCAAACACGTTCTGCATCCAATGGGATGGGATGCGTTTGGCCTCCCTGCAGAACAGCACGCGATCAACACTGGGACTCACCCGCGCGTCACAACGTACGAGAACATCGACAACTTTCGCCGACAGTTGAAGATGCTCGGCTTCAGCTACGACTGGAGCCGTGAAATCTCCACCACGGACGAAGATTACTACCGTTGGACGCAGTGGATCTTTCTTCAGCTCTACGACACCTGGTACGACCCAGAAATCAGCTGGACGGATCAGAACGGAACCAACCGCATCGGGCGAGGGCGTCCGATCTCAGAGCTGCCGATCCCGGAAGAGGTTTCCAAGCAAGACAAGCAGACGATCCGTGACTATCAGGACCAGCATCGCCTCGCCTATCAAAGCAACGCTCCAGTCAACTGGTGTCCCGCACTCGGAACCGTCCTCGCGAATGAAGAAGTTACCGCCGAAGGCTTGAGCGAACGCGGTGGCCATCCGGTCGAACGTCGGGCCCTTCGACAATGGATGCTGCGGATCACCGCGTATGCTGAGCGACTCATCAACGACTTGGAAGACCTCGACTGGTCCGAATCGATCAAGATCCTCCAGCGGAACTGGATCGGGAAAAGCGTCGGTGCGGAAGTCGACTTCTTCGTTGAACTCCCTTCGAATTCCGAAGCGACAACTTCGACCACATTCGAAGAATGGAAGTCCGCACGCAAAAGCTCAGGACTTCCACAAACTCCCGAGGGCAACGTGTTGCGGGTTTACACGACCCGTCCGGACACACTCTTCGGGGCGACTTACATGGTGATCGCTCCCGAACATCCACTTGTGGATAAGATCGTCACAGACGAAAAACGCTCCGAAGTCGAAGAGTACCGTCGACGCTCCGCATTGAAGAGCGACCTCGATCGCACGGATCTCGCGAAGGAAAAGACGGGTGTCTTCACCGGTGCCTACGCGATCAATCCGGTCAACGGTGAGAAAACTCCGATCTGGATCGCCGACTACGTTCTCATCAGCTACGGAACCGGGGCCATCATGGCGGTCCCCGCCCACGACGAACGCGACCTCGAATTCGCTCAGACGTTCGACCTGCCTGTGATTGAAGTTGTCGATTCCGGCAGCGATGACGTCGAGAACATTGGCTTCACCGGTCAGGGCACAGCCATCAATTCCGGAGAGTACAACGGAACTCCGACGCAGGAGTTCAAAGAGAAAATCACGCAAGACCTGCAAGCTGCCGGTCTCGGAAAACAAGCGACCAACTACCGATTGCGCGACTGGCTCTTCTCCCGGCAGCGTTATTGGGGCGAGCCGTTTCCGATCTGGCACGAACTCGACGCGGAAGGCAATCCGACTGGAAACATTCGCACGGTCGAAGAAAGCGAACTGCCCGTCACCTTGCCGGACATGGACGACTTCAAACCGAAAGGCACTCCGGACCCGCCCCTCAGCTGGGCTCCCGAAGAGTGGCTTTATTCGGTCGCCGAAGATGGAACTCGCCTCAAACGTGAAACAAACAGCATGCCTCAATGGGCCGGCAGCTGCTGGTACTATCTGCGTTTCGCCGACAACAAAAACAACTCGAATTTCATCGATCCGGAACTCGAAAAATACTGGCTCCCCGTCGATCTTTACATCGGCGGTGCAGAGCACGCCGTCCTGCATCTTCTTTATTCACGCTTCTGGCATAAGGTCCTGTTCGATCGCGGCCACGTGTCGTCGGTCGAACCTTTCCAGAAGCTCGTGAACCAGGGAATGATCCTCGGCGAAAACAACGAGAAGATGTCCAAGTCGAAAGGCAATGTCATCAATCCCGATGATGTCGTCCGCGAATATGGAGCGGACTCGCTCAGATTGTACGAGATGTTCATGGGGCCGCTGGAGCAAGTGAAACCGTGGAGCATGAAAGGCGTCGAAGGAGTCTATCGATTCCTCGGACGCGTCTGGCGACTGGTCACTGACGAGCATTCCGAAGAGGTCAAACTCAGCCCGGCCGTTCAAGACGTCGCCATGAACGAAGAGCAGGAGAGAGTCCTGCACAAGACGATCAAAGGTGTCACCGAAGACATCGAGAAGCTCAGCTTCAACACCGCGATCAGCAAAATGATGGAGTTCACCAACTTCTACACAGGCCAGGATGTGCGACCGAAAGAGGCGATCCAATCGCTCGTTCTCCTGTTGGCACCGTTCGCTCCACACATTTCAGAAGAGCTCTGGCAACTTCTCGGACACTCCGATTCGCTCACCTACGCTCCGTGGCCTTCGTTCGATGAATCGAAAATCGCGGAAGCGGAAATCGAAATCCCGGTTCAGGTGAACGGAAAGGTCAAAGCGAAAATCCGAATTCCTGCCGAAGCTGATCAGGCAGTCATGCAGAAGTCAGCCGAAACGAATGAACTCGTCCAGAAGCAACTCGAAGGAAAGCAGATCGTGAAGGTCATCTGTGTTCCCAAACGAATGGTCAACTTTGTCGTCAAAGGTTAG
- a CDS encoding NADH-quinone oxidoreductase subunit B, with protein sequence MTWIEGRFEENVITTSLEQAMNWAKQSSVWPMTFGLACCAIEMMATGASRYDIDRFGAGAFRATPRQADLMIVAGTVTHKMASRVRRLYEQMPDPKYVIAMGACTVGGGPYFKYGYHVVKGVDLVVPVDVYVPGCPPRPEALLEGVMRIQDKIRMKKITRGAEDSLPVPHHSGYVKEPEIVLA encoded by the coding sequence ATGACATGGATCGAAGGTCGATTCGAAGAGAACGTCATCACGACGAGTCTGGAACAGGCGATGAACTGGGCAAAGCAGTCCAGTGTGTGGCCGATGACGTTCGGATTGGCGTGTTGTGCGATTGAAATGATGGCAACCGGAGCGAGCCGGTACGACATCGACCGCTTCGGAGCGGGGGCATTCCGAGCGACTCCACGTCAGGCGGACCTGATGATCGTGGCCGGAACAGTGACTCACAAAATGGCCAGCCGCGTGCGTCGTCTGTACGAGCAGATGCCTGATCCCAAATACGTGATCGCCATGGGGGCGTGTACTGTCGGTGGTGGTCCTTACTTCAAGTACGGTTACCACGTCGTGAAAGGTGTCGACCTAGTCGTGCCTGTCGACGTTTACGTTCCCGGGTGCCCTCCTCGTCCAGAGGCACTTCTGGAAGGCGTGATGCGAATCCAGGACAAGATTCGCATGAAGAAAATTACTCGAGGCGCGGAAGATTCACTTCCTGTTCCTCACCATTCCGGATACGTCAAAGAGCCGGAAATCGTCCTTGCCTGA
- the sufC gene encoding Fe-S cluster assembly ATPase SufC, producing the protein MSSLLKIEDLHVSVGETEILKGVNLEIRQGEIHALMGPNGSGKSTLAYALVGHPKYEITGGSISIDGTDVLDLDPAERARLGMFLAFQYPVTIPGVKVADFLRHAISNVRNPDRKEGEELMPMREFRTELRNTMQELNIDAEFARRYLNDGFSGGEKKRMEILQLAMLKPRFAILDETDSGLDSDAVRVVSEGLSKLSGPHMGVLIITHHERLLEYNVPQFTHVMLAGRIVETGDASLAHDLHKNGYAGVRERHPEAAAEEDAAQEETTSV; encoded by the coding sequence ATGTCCAGCTTGTTGAAGATCGAAGACCTGCATGTTTCTGTCGGGGAAACCGAAATCCTGAAAGGCGTCAATCTTGAGATTCGCCAGGGAGAGATTCATGCATTGATGGGACCAAACGGGTCCGGAAAAAGCACGCTGGCATACGCTCTCGTGGGACATCCAAAATACGAAATCACTGGCGGCTCGATCTCGATCGACGGGACTGACGTTCTCGACCTCGATCCAGCGGAGCGAGCCCGCCTCGGGATGTTTCTTGCGTTTCAGTATCCTGTCACAATTCCCGGCGTAAAAGTCGCAGACTTCCTCCGGCACGCGATCAGCAACGTTCGTAACCCCGATCGTAAAGAAGGTGAAGAGCTGATGCCGATGCGGGAGTTCCGAACCGAGCTCCGCAACACGATGCAAGAGTTGAACATCGACGCCGAATTCGCCCGACGATACCTCAATGATGGATTTTCCGGCGGTGAAAAGAAGCGAATGGAAATTCTTCAGCTGGCAATGCTCAAGCCGCGATTCGCGATTCTCGATGAAACAGATTCCGGCCTCGACAGTGATGCTGTCCGGGTTGTCAGTGAAGGATTGAGCAAACTGTCCGGACCGCACATGGGTGTGTTGATTATCACTCACCATGAACGGCTTCTCGAATACAACGTTCCTCAATTTACTCACGTGATGCTTGCGGGGCGAATCGTGGAAACGGGTGATGCTTCGCTTGCTCATGATCTGCACAAAAACGGATACGCAGGCGTTCGCGAGCGACATCCAGAAGCTGCAGCAGAAGAGGATGCAGCCCAGGAAGAAACGACTTCCGTCTAA
- the sufB gene encoding Fe-S cluster assembly protein SufB, whose product MATTDTLDSDLGNDGKADVSIGDYQYGFHDPTDKYSFTSQRGLNAQIVAQISEMKNEPGWMTDFRLKSYEIFESKPMPTWGGDMSGIDFQNIFYYVRASDRQEKSWDDVPEDIRKTYDRLGIPEAEKKYLAGVKAQYESEVVYGSLQEDLEKQGVLFTDTDSALRDHPEIFKQYFGTIIPPSDNKFAALNSAVWSGGSFIYVPPGVNIDFPLQAYFRINTQNMGQFERTLIIVDEGANVHYVEGCTAPTYSSDSLHSAVVEIVVKRKGRCRYTTIQNWSNNVYNLVTKRAMAYGDALMEWIDGNLGSKLTMKYPAIYLMEPGARGETLSIAFASEGQHQDAGAKMVHCAPHTSSRIISKSISKDGGRSSYRGLAKVEKGATDCKSNVVCDALILDSHSRSDTYPYIEVEEDDVAMEHEASVSKIAEEQLLYLMSRGLTEAEASAMIVTGFIEPLVKELPMEYAVEMNRLIELQMEGSVG is encoded by the coding sequence ATGGCGACTACAGATACACTTGACTCTGATCTCGGCAACGACGGCAAAGCCGATGTCTCGATCGGAGATTATCAATACGGGTTCCACGATCCGACTGACAAATACTCGTTCACCTCGCAGAGAGGTCTCAACGCACAGATCGTTGCTCAGATTTCTGAGATGAAGAACGAGCCAGGCTGGATGACGGACTTCCGCTTGAAGTCCTATGAAATCTTCGAGTCGAAACCGATGCCCACTTGGGGCGGCGATATGTCGGGAATCGACTTCCAGAACATCTTCTACTACGTGCGTGCCAGTGATCGGCAGGAGAAGTCCTGGGACGATGTTCCGGAAGACATTCGAAAGACCTATGACCGACTGGGAATTCCAGAAGCGGAAAAGAAATATCTGGCCGGTGTGAAGGCTCAGTATGAGTCGGAAGTGGTCTACGGATCTCTGCAGGAAGACCTTGAAAAGCAAGGAGTCTTGTTCACTGACACAGACTCCGCGCTGCGTGATCACCCAGAAATCTTCAAGCAGTACTTTGGAACAATCATTCCGCCAAGCGACAACAAGTTCGCAGCTTTGAACAGTGCTGTGTGGTCCGGTGGATCGTTCATTTACGTTCCTCCTGGGGTCAACATTGACTTCCCGCTGCAGGCGTACTTCCGAATTAATACCCAGAACATGGGGCAGTTCGAGCGGACCCTGATCATCGTCGATGAAGGTGCGAACGTTCACTATGTCGAAGGGTGTACTGCTCCGACTTACAGTTCGGACTCGCTGCACTCTGCGGTTGTCGAAATTGTCGTCAAGCGCAAAGGACGGTGTCGGTACACGACGATTCAGAACTGGTCGAACAACGTCTATAACCTCGTCACCAAGCGAGCGATGGCATACGGCGATGCTCTGATGGAATGGATCGACGGAAACCTTGGGTCCAAGCTGACGATGAAGTATCCAGCCATCTACCTGATGGAACCGGGTGCTCGTGGCGAAACTCTTTCGATCGCTTTCGCGAGCGAAGGACAGCATCAAGATGCTGGTGCCAAGATGGTCCACTGTGCTCCGCACACCTCGAGTCGAATTATCTCGAAGTCGATCAGTAAAGACGGCGGACGAAGCAGCTACCGCGGGCTGGCGAAAGTTGAGAAAGGGGCGACAGACTGTAAAAGCAACGTCGTCTGTGACGCCTTGATCCTCGACTCACACAGCCGAAGCGACACGTATCCTTACATCGAAGTTGAGGAAGATGACGTCGCGATGGAGCACGAAGCTTCGGTCTCAAAGATTGCTGAAGAACAGCTTCTGTATCTGATGAGCCGTGGTCTGACTGAAGCGGAAGCTTCCGCGATGATCGTGACCGGCTTCATTGAGCCACTCGTCAAAGAGCTGCCGATGGAATATGCCGTCGAGATGAACCGTCTGATTGAACTGCAGATGGAAGGCAGCGTTGGTTAA